Below is a window of Humulus lupulus chromosome 2, drHumLupu1.1, whole genome shotgun sequence DNA.
attcagacatgttcagagattgcgttgcttcaaagaggaaaactggtgatggaagtggctctacgcctccacagaagattcagaaggtagtaCCGCCAGGTCAAGGGAGGCAACCTGGGGGACCAACTACACTTCCGCCATTGACCCCCTCTTCCCTTCCtccttctgcgagcctaactcctactcaccagggtagttcgagtgagctttttcgtgctgttagcgacctgggcaaggggcttcttgaggatattggccgtgatgcatcgacgcttcaaagcctagactcctaccctcgacttagtgtcgaagttgtcttgaagagaggactcgctcaattgatgaaggtaagcatttttcctcgagatactttgttattagtatttttacttgtattaactttttgtctttcatgcagtcacttgtcaccattggtcaTGCTCAGCTTCGAGCCGTAGATTACAAGGAGCTGATCAAGGTGCaggacgatcaactggtggaggccaggtccaagctggagcaagcagagagaactatagctgaacgggacgagtctctcaaaaagcaggctcaaaacaatgcttccttgacaactcaattggagaagcaatcccttgatattaaagagttagttcgagacaatgagaggttgattagcgagaacgaagagctgaagcaagaaaaagagcttgacttgattcgctttgaggatgccagttttgactgcttctataaggtctggaagctgaacaagcctcttaaTCTTGATTGTTTCCCCAAGGAGGCCCAAGCAGAGGAtcttgccagatgtgaagcaagAGCCGCTGAAGAAGCCGCTAACCCTCCTGCACTCGCCCCAACGTGCTCTGCTATATCATTTCGAGCGAGAGGAGCATCTGATGCAGAGGAGGGAGTCGATCAACCCTCTAGAGGAGCTCGCCTGTGACTCCCTCTCGTAGTTCATCACAgtctactttactttgtattttgttgctcgaactagtgagctattttgacatttagcactttactctttcCTTGTTGACAATttcaaacttctaagtttttattgtgcatagcaaagtttttggatgcctttaatttcacatgagaatttagttttttaacttagaaatttttaccattccataagttcacaccaaatatacttcctcatgctcttattgctctaactttttatgagcgtAAATGTCTTATTACACGAATATCAGTTTTTAACTTagaatttgaaaaattctaagttacttaagctttgtaaaacaagttagcttaagtcagcccaaaaacaaacatatttaGCGTAAATGTCTTGTTACACGAATATCAGTTTTTAACTTagaatttgaaaaattctaagttacttaagctttgtaaaacaagttagcttaagtcagcccaaaaacaaacatatttgctcgtgctcttattgcctgtgttgaaatacataccagtataccctatgtgccccccaagtgattgagggtggataaatccttgatcacttactacttgatcggatttgttcgagtagttactactcgtgaaacacatgaaatacacgaaaatatatcagtagttgaccactacataaatattatctaaacGTTGGTCCTCCATAttatgataccgaccagttgaacactgtccagtaCATTAGTTTTtaaaagacctgttttgtttaaattattatgacagttgaacactgc
It encodes the following:
- the LOC133814896 gene encoding uncharacterized protein LOC133814896 encodes the protein MSLKEKDVKKLVTLDLLQMVSLVPCEQDLVVESTTGENDTPGQSTEGTEQMTDRHSPGPSPLSRRPGDLVIREPDPQRRSTIPAQPGKGKAIQKIQKVVPPGQGRQPGGPTTLPPLTPSSLPPSASLTPTHQGSSSELFRAVSDLGKGLLEDIGRDASTLQSLDSYPRLSVEVVLKRGLAQLMKSLVTIGHAQLRAVDYKELIKVQDDQLVEARSKLEQAERTIAERDESLKKQAQNNASLTTQLEKQSLDIKELVRDNERLISENEELKQEKELDLIRFEDASFDCFYKVWKLNKPLNLDCFPKEAQAEDLARCEARAAEEAANPPALAPTCSAISFRARGASDAEEGVDQPSRGARL